One Tachyglossus aculeatus isolate mTacAcu1 chromosome 18, mTacAcu1.pri, whole genome shotgun sequence DNA segment encodes these proteins:
- the TMEM69 gene encoding LOW QUALITY PROTEIN: transmembrane protein 69 (The sequence of the model RefSeq protein was modified relative to this genomic sequence to represent the inferred CDS: deleted 1 base in 1 codon) gives MFHFIQRCCQLPFKLQKLSLPLMEGAVGRVQPYPRLRPLRKNHLPVWGRSWPAPPAPACWTGARSFHLSPCCFEKKKPAAATPKPPRTLGYLPATPKPARCLAALGMIPFAAPPLIMVATKSYLPILAFTQMAYGTCLLAFLGGVRWGYALPEGSPAKPDLMNLAVSTVPLFFAWFAFILSEGLSEAIVLLIVGFGVTLHNELFLLNDSPNWFKALEIVLTLVVAISLIATLLLQDVYPEKGPKRPGKI, from the exons ATGTTTCATTTCATTCAGAGGTGTTGCCAGCTGCCTTTCAAG CTCCAGAAATTGTCCCTTCCCCTCATGGAGGGAGCCGTCGGGAGGGTGCAGCCCTACCCCCGCCTCCGGCCTCTCCGAAAGAACCATCTCCCTGTTTGGGGGAGATCTTGGCCGGCC CCCCCGGCGCCGGCGTGCTGGACCGGGGCCCGGAGCTTCCACCTTTCTCCCTGCTGCTTTGAGAAGAAGAAACCTGCTGCCGCCACACCGAAGCCACCGCGCACCCTTGGATACCTCCCCGCCACCCCAAAGCCCGCCCGCTGTTTGGCCGCGCTGGGGATGATCCCTTTCGCCGCCCCCCCGCTCATCATGGTGGCGACGAAGTCTTACCTGCCCATACTGGCGTTTACTCAGATGGCCTACGGAACCTGCCTCCTCGCCTTCCTGGGCGGCGTCCGCTGGGGTTACGCCCTGCCCGAAGGCAGCCCGGCCAAGCCCGACCTGATGAACCTGGCCGTGAGCACCGTCCCCCTCTTCTTCGCCTGGTTCGCCTTCATCCTCTCCGAGGGCCTCAGCGAAGCCATCGTCCTGCTGATCGTGGGGTTTGGGGTGACCTTGCACAACGAGCTCTTCCTCCTGAACGACTCTCCCAACTGGTTCAAAGCCCTGGAGATAGTCCTCACCTTAGTCGTGGCGATTTCACTtatagccacgctgctcctccaagacGTTTATCCAGAGAAAGGTCCGAAGCGGCCCGGGAAAATATAA